Proteins from a single region of Cryptococcus neoformans var. grubii H99 chromosome 5, complete sequence:
- a CDS encoding histidinol dehydrogenase, with protein sequence MSTPPFLPLVTPRDTTLLPSLALIAPVLVPSDHLEQIRQSLPANASYYVQASDNDDLIALLDGGAEKLVVTPQQLEAGGAGIPKERLILRVCEEELSTSKHFAQQTGGILIISSVPHSAKSLALPGVDVFLQLPEVQPLRILNLIRSSRPSSYVIPSSYLSIESSTTAEKISIPEAFLAPIVSDRPDGLFPTIVSSYSHSTTPLGLVYSSIESVKESILTQKGVYQSRKHGLWRKGETSGAVQQVTGIKLDCDNDALIFEVVQHGSGFCHLPQSTCFGNLSGIAKLSDTLTSRLASAPEASYTKRLFTDEKLLKNKIMEEAEELCDAQTKEEVAFEAADLVYFALTRCVSKGVSWRDVEAALDKKALKVTRRKGDAKPKWEGKTKEVVNENGEAKTTVPEPTKLPEPESENAPIKMRAVTLSTLSALEQKDLLLRPVLNSLAMIDKVKPIVERVRQEGDAGLKAMTKQFDRADLSSNVLLPPFETPGEDVLPKDVREAIDVAYNNVKEFHQAQNEKEPLVVETMPGVTCSRFARPIARVGVYVPGGTAILPSTAIMLGVPAQVAGCKTIVLATPPRQDGSISPEVLYVAKLTGVTCILKAGGAQAVGAMAYGTDEVPKVDKIFGPGNQWVTAAKMLVQNDTDALVAIDMPAGPSEVLVIADHTANPIFVASDLLSQAEHGVDSQVILLAINLTPEHLAAIEAEIDRQARALPRVKIAREAIKKSVTVEVKDLEEAVKFSNEYAPEHLILHLEKAEEVVAEIENAGSVFVGPFSPESCGDYASGTNHTLPTNGFARQFSGVNTLSFQKHITSQTVSAEGLKKLGPYVVRLAEREGLEAHANAVRVRLAELNKQ encoded by the exons ATGAGCACGCCccctttcctccccctcGTTACCCCTCGAGACACcactctccttccctccctcgcTCTTATCGCTCCCGTCCTTGTCCCCTCCGACCATCTTGAACAAATCCGCCAATCATTGCCTGCAAATGCGTCATACTACGTCCAAGCAAGCGACAACGACGACTTGATCGCCCTCCTCGACGGCGGCGCCGAGAAGCTCGTCGTCACCCCCCAACAACTTGAGGCTGGTGGCGCGGGAATTCCTAAGGAAAGACTTATTCTTCGAGTCTGTGAGGAAGAGCTCTCTACTTCCAAGCACTTTGCCCAGCAGACAGGTGGTATCCTCATTATCTCTTCTGTCCCTCACAGTGCCAAGTCGCTCGCTCTCCCTGGTGTGGACGTCTTTCTCCAACTCCCTGAGGTCCAGCCTCTTAGAATCCTAAATCTTATCAGATCctctcgcccttcttcctacgtcattccttcttcatacCTTTCCATCGAGTCCTCCACTACCGCCGAGAAAATCTCCATCCCCGAAGCTTTCCTTGCCCCTATCGTCTCCGACCGCCCCGATGGTCTTTTCCCCACCATCGTGTCCTCTTACAGCCACTCTACCACCCCCCTTGGTTTGGTCTACTCTTCCATTGAAAGTGTCAAGGAGTCGATCCTTACACAGAAAGGCGTTTACCAGTCTAGGAAGCACGGTTTATGGAGGAAGGGCGAGACTAGCGGTGCGGTGCAACAGGTCACCGGCATCAAGCTCGACTGTGATAACGATGCTTTGATCTTTGAGGTCGTCCAGCACGGTTCTGGTTTTTGCCACCTCCCTCAGTCAACATGTTTTGGTAACCTTTCCGGTATCGCCAAGCTCTCAGACACCCTTACTTCCCGTCTTGCTTCTGCGCCCGAAGCCTCCTACACCAAGCGACTTTTCACAGATGAAAAGCTTTTGAAGAACAAGATCAtggaagaagccgaagaGCTCTGTGATGCTCAGACTAAAGAAGAGGTTGCGTTTGAGGCGGCTGATTTGGTTTACTTTGCCTTGACAAGGTGTGTCAGCAAAGGGGTGAGTTGGAGAGATGTTGAGGCAGCTTTAGACAAGAAGGCGTTGAAGgtgacaagaaggaagggtgaTGCCAAACCTAAGTGGGAGGGAAAGACCAAAGAGGTTGTAaatgaaaatggagaagcCAAGACTACCGTTCCCGAACCAACCAAGCTTCCCGAGCCCGAATCTGAAAATGCCCCTATCAAGATGCGAGCCGTTACCCTCTCTACCCTCTCCGCCCTTGAGCAGAAAGACCTTCTCCTCCGACCCGTTCTTAACTCACTCGCCATGATTGATAAGGTCAAACCCATCGTCGAGCGTGTCCGACAGGAAGGCGACGCCGGTTTGAAAGCCATGACCAAGCAATTCGACCGTGCCGATCTTTCTTCCAACgttctcctccctcccttcGAGACCCCAGGAGAAGATGTACTGCCTAAGGATGTGAGGGAAGCGATCGATGTGGCGTATAACAATGTCAAAGAGTtccatcaagctcaaaacGAAAAGGAGCCGCTTGTGGTGGAGACTATGCCTGGCGTTACTTGTTCTCGATTCGCTCGACCCATCGCCCGAGTTGGTGTCTACGTACCCGGTGGTACTGCCATCCTCCCTTCTACGGCTATTATGCTCGGCGTCCCCGCCCAAGTAGCTGGCTGTAAAACGATTGTCCTCGCTACCCCTCCCCGACAGGACGGATCCATCTCACCTGAAGTTTTGTACGTCGCCAAGCTTACCGGCGTTACTTGTATCTTGAAGGCTGGTGGTGCTCAGGCTGTGGGCGCCATGGCCTATGGAACGGATGAAGTGCCCAAGGTGGATAAGATCTTTGGCCCTGGAAACCAGTGGGTTACTGCGGCCAAGATGTTAGTGCAGAATGATACGGATGCATTGGTAGCTATCGACATGCCTGCCGGTCCTTCTGAAGTCCTC GTCATCGCCGATCACACTGCCAACCCCATCTTCGTCGCTTCCGACCTCCTCTCTCAAGCCGAACACGGCGTCGACTCCCAGgtcatcctcctcgccatCAATCTCACTCCTGAGCACCTTGCTGCTATCGAAGCCGAAATTGATCGACAAGCCCGGGCGCTCCCCCGTGTCAAGATTGCAAGGGAGGCTATCAAGAAGAGTGTCACCGTTGAGGTCAAGGATCTGGAAGAGGCTGTCAAGTTTAGCAATGAGTATGCTCCAGAGCACTTGATTTTGCACCTCGAGAAGGCGGAAGAGGTTGTAGCTGAGATTGAGAATGCCGGTAGCGTGTTTGTTGgtcccttctctcccgaATC ATGCGGTGATTACGCCTCTGGTACCAACCACACCCTTCCCACTAACGGCTTTGCCCGTCAATTCTCTGGCGTCAAcactctttctttccaaaaACACATTACCTCCCAGACAGTCAGTGCGGAAGggttgaagaagttggGTCCGTATGTCGTCAGGTTGGCTGAGAGGGAAGGGTTGGAGGCGCACGCGAATGCTGTGAGAGTCAGGTTGGCAGAGTTGAACAAGCAATAG
- a CDS encoding squalene monooxygenase has product MLANTPPISSPEIIIIGAGVIGTALAYSLSHTGRKILLLERDLSEPDRIVGELLQPGGVAALAQLGMEDVLEGIDAAPVEGYCVVNGEEKVGVNYPQVDGNGHGKLIDEKANGKNWHVVSTSGLKEGRSFHHGRLISALRRKCIDQAPNVTVVEATVKDLLFCEHTNQVIGISASFKSASGGGPIVRKFYAPLTVIADGCFSKFRLHPALRTRVPDTRSHFVGLILQNCELPMKHYGTVCLTPSGPVLLYQIGNEKGEVRMLVDVKGKLPSVGDGSLKQHLIDNYLPYIPASLQSPLLDALSTQRLRSMPNSYLPPSIQGLPSNLQGAILVGDAYNMRHPLTGGGMTVAFNDAVLLTEYLKPGGKLRRKPWEEGLAPGREGLEDWDKIAERLREWFWERKQLSGVVNVLSMALYSLFGGSDKADLAILREGCFKYFELGGECVAGPVGLLSALTPRPVKLFYHFFNVAFYSIYLLLIHGPPQRRTNGSVGAIVMLPLNLLLSFKVFYSACVVLLPFMLIEFRS; this is encoded by the exons ATGCTTGCAAATACCCCTCCAATATCATCCCCCGAAATAATCATAATAGGTGCAGGAGTTATCGGCACGGCCCTCGCTTACTCCCTCTCTCACACCGGACGCaaaatcctcctcctcgaaCGCGACCTTTCAGAACCAGATAGAATCGTGGGTGAACTCCTTCAGCCCGGTGGTGTAGCTGCACTTGCTCAGCTCgggatggaggatgtgCTAGAAGGTATTGATGCTGCGCCCGTGGAAGGCTATTGTGTGGTGAATGGCGAGGAAAAAGTCGGGGTGAACTATCCTCAGGTAGATGGGAATGGTCACGGCAAGCTTATCGATGAAAAGGCCAACGGGAAGAACTGGCATGTGGTCAGCACTTCCGGGCTCAAAGAAGGTCGTTCCTTCCACCATGGTCGACTGATTTCTGCCCTCCGACGCAAGTGTATTGATCAGGCGCCCAACGTTACAGTCGTCGAAGCGACCGTTAAAGACTTGTTGTTCTGCGAACACACCAACCAAGTGATTGGAATCTCCGCTTCATTCAAATCCGCATCTGGAGGAGGACCTATTGTCCGCAAATTCTACGCTCCCCTTACTGTCATCGCCGATGGTTGCTTTTCTAAATTTCGTCTCCATCCCGCGCTTCGAACCCGAGTACCTGATACTAGATCGCACTTCGTTGGACTTATCCTCCAGAACTGCGAACTGCCAATGAAGCACTATGGCACTGTCTGTCTCACACCAAGTGGGCCTGTCTTGCTTTACCAAATTGGGAATGAAAAGGGGGAAGTGAGGATGCTCGTGGATGTCAAGGGCAAGTTGCCTAGTGTAGGAGATGGTTCTCTCAAG CAACACTTAATTGACAATTATCTCCCATACATTCCCGCCTCACTTCAATCCCCTCTCCTCGATGCCCTTTCCACTCAACGTCTCCGTTCCATGCCCAACTCCtaccttcctccctccaTCCAGggtcttccttccaatcTTCAAGGCGCCATCCTCGTTGGAGACGCCTATAACATGCGTCATCCCCTTACTGGTGGTGGTATGACAGTTGCTTTCAACGATGCTGTCCTCTTGACGGAATATTTGAAACCTGGCGGCAAGTTAAGGCGAAAAccttgggaagaaggattaGCTCCAGGTAGAGAGGGGTTGGAGGATTGGGACAAGATTGCGGAGAGGCTGAGAGAATGGTTTTGGGAGAGAAAACAGTTGAGCGGCGTTGTAAATGTGCTTTCTATGGCTCTTTACAGCTTGTTCGGTGGTTCAGACA AAGCAGATCTTGCGATCCTAAGAGAAGGGTGTTTCAAGTACTTTGAATTAGGGGGAGAGTGTGTGGCTGGCCCTGTCGGATTGCTTTCTGC TCTCACGCCGCGCCCTGTCAAACTTTTTTACCACTTTTTCAACGTCGCCTTCTACTCCATctaccttctcctcatccatgGTCCTCCCCAACGTAGAACAAACGGATCTGTAGGCGCCATTGTCATGTTACCGTTGAATTTGCTGTTGAGTTTCAAGGTG TTCTACTCGGCGTGTGTGGTCTTGCTGCCATTCATGCTTATCGAATTTAGAAGTTAG
- a CDS encoding solute carrier family 36 (proton-coupled amino acid transporter) — MPPKQPPKNSSTPSTGGAEPNNNGNGNTVKPRSISISRNSPNINSGGTPPVPNIPSRASMSSAGPARSFGGSFRPASSVVGLENSKSRRQSVSKEKVISKDSSDDLIGNKTVPQAQTSSSALTAALGSPPQPQGLSRQGSGSLSRPSVSRGDSGTSTLRNGAASTSAPKDGDKAGDSSFSNLEDVPDEEKARVLRRHLVSADERGASSPTTGGRSPAGSGVNMGGTPTRAEFDDIPGESGVSGYGSTDAQPRDDSDQFPIPYDAPGGDVTHDLYKWQHDHRTRPVRSASFSHVPVDRSTVLDPHLAHIKEPGGFRRNFVVNRAQEQGLEAPNMVRNVVDFLFLYGHFAGEDLNEDEDILEEDEESYHGGASSSAAYARRPFHAETEEARQIARGERAPLLGSTKRSMSRHRRTKSGHNQGTASVTQAVLMLLKGFVGTGILFMGKAFFNGGILFSSIVMLAIAGISLWSFLLLVQAYMKVPGSFGDIGGELYGNNMRLIILTSITVSQIGFVAAYSIFIAENLQAFIMAVSNCRTFISVKYLIFAQLIVFMPLSMIRNLAKLSGTALIADAFILIGIIYIGGNEISVLSKNGIADVALFNKQSFPLLIGTAVFAFEGIGLVIPITESMREPQKFPRVLSGVMFCVAVLFAGAGVMSYAAYGSDIQTVVIVNLPQDDKFVQAVQFLYSVAILLSSPLQLFPAVRIMENGLFSKSGKHNPSVKWQKNVFRACTVIFCSLLSWAGSNELDKFVALIGSFACIPLCFIYPPMLHLKACARTPKARIMDWTLIVFGTIVGAFTTVQTLRSLFIPSPEGPKFGACE, encoded by the exons ATGCCTCCCAAACAACCGCCAAAAAACTCATCCACGCCATCCACGGGTGGTGCTGAACCCAACAATAACGGCAATGGCAACACCGTCAAGCCCCGCTCGATCTCCATCTCCCGTAACTCTCCAAACATTAACTCCGGTGGCACACCTCCTGTGCCAAACATCCCTTCTCGAGCTTCCATGTCTTCAGCTGGGCCCGCGAGGTCATTTGGGGGATCATTCAGACCTGCGTCTTCAGTAGTGGGGTTGGAGAATTCTAAATCAAGAAGACAGAGTGTATCAAAGGAAAAAGTTATCTCAAAGGATTCGAGTGATGATTTGATCGGAAATAAGACTGTTCCTCAAGCACAAACCTCGAGCTCAGCATTAACAGCTGCCCTTGGGTCACcccctcaacctcaaggCCTATCTCGCCAAGGCTCAGGCTCTTTATCACGCCCATCAGTTTCTCGCGGTGACTCTGGTACTTCCACTCTTCGTAATGGCGCCGCTAGTACCTCTGCTCCCAAAGATGGCGACAAGGCGGGCGAttcgtccttctccaatcttgaagatgtgccagatgaggaaaaggcgCGTGTTTTAAGAAGACACCTCGTAAGCGCCGATGAGCGAGGCGCGTCTTCTCCCACCACTGGAGGACGGTCGCCTGCTGGATCTGGAGTCAATATGGGAGGTACACCAACAAGGGCAGAGTTTGACGACATTCCTGGGGAGAGCGGAGTTAGTGGATATGGAAGTACTGATGCTCAGCCAAGGGATGATTCTGATCAGTTCCCTATCCCTTATGACGCGCCAGGTGGAGATGTTAC ACATGACCTTTACAAATGGCAACACGACCACCGCACACGCCCCGTCCGCTCCGCTTCTTTTTCGCACGTCCCAGTCGACCGTTCAACCGTCCTTGACCCACACTTGGCGCATATCAAAGAGCCTGGAGGTTTTCGACGGAATTTTGTGGTGAATCGTGCGCAAGAGCAGGGGTTAGAGGCGCCTAATATGGTCAGGAATGTGGTGGACTTCTTGTTCCTATATGGCCACTTT GCGGGTGAAGATTTgaacgaagatgaagacatactggaagaagatgaagaatccTATCACGGTGGcgcttcatcttctgctGCTTATGCTCGCCGACCATTCCATGCTGAGACCGAAGAAGCCAGGCAAATCGCTCGAGGAGAGAGGGCACCATTGTTGGGTTCAACCAAGAGATCGATGAGTAGGCATCGTAGGACAAAATCCGGGCATAATCAGGGAACAGCGAGTGTCACCCAGGCTGTACTCATG CTTTTAAAAGGTTTTGTTGGTACCGGTATCTTATTCATGGGCAAAGCCTTTTTCAATGGTGGTATCCTTTTCTCGTCCATTGTCATGCTTGCTATTGCTGGTATCTCCCTTTGGTCATTCTTACTTCTCGTTCAGGCGTACATGAAGGTCCCTGGATCATTTGGTGATATCGGGGGAGAGCTGTACGGGAATAACATGAGATTGATCATTTTGACTTCGATTACTGTATCGCAAATCGGTTTTGTAGCTG CCTactccatcttcattgCTGAGAACCTTCAGGCGTTCATAATGGCGGTTAGCAACTGTCGAACTTTTATTTCTGTCAAATACCTCATTTTCGCCCAACTTATCGTCTTCATGCCACTTTCTATGATCCGAAACTTGGCCAAGCTCTCGGGTACTGCTTTAATCGCTGATGCATTTATTCTTATTGGTA TCATTTACATTGGCGGTAATGAAATCTCAGTTCTGTCCAAGAATGGGATTGCGGATGTTGCGCTTTTCAACAAGCAAAGCTTCCCTCTATTGATTGGTACAGCTGTGTTTGCATTCGAGGGTATTGGCCT TGTCATTCCTATTACCGAATCCATGCGCGAACCTCAAAAATTCCCTCGTGTCTTGTCAGGTGTCATGTTCTGCGTTGCCGTCCTCTttgctggtgctggtgtCATGTCCTACGCCGCATACGGGAGTGACATTCAGACTGTCGTCATTGTCAACTTGCCTCAAGATGACAAGTTCGTTCAAGCCGTTCAGTTCTTAT ATTCTGTTgccatcctcctctcttcccccctccaactcttcccaGCTGTGCGTATCATGGAGAACGGTCTCTTTTCCAAATCAGGCAAGCACAACCCCTCCGTCAAGTGGCAGAAAAATGTGTTCAGGGCCTGTACCGTCATCTTCTGTTCTTTGCTTTCTTGGGCCGGGTCTAATGAATTGGATAAGTTTGTGGCGTTGATTGGCAGTTTCGCTTG TATCCCCTTGTGCTTCATTTACCCACCCATGCTCCACTTGAAAGCTTGCGCTCGCACTCCTAAAGCACGGATTATGGACTGGACGCTCATCGTCTTTGGTACCATCGTGGGTGCCTTCACGACGGTGCAGACTTTAAGGAGTTTGTTCATCCCCAGTCCGGAAGGACCAAAATTCGGCGCATGTGAATAA
- a CDS encoding glucosidase, variant 1 — MLEHNDRYASGTMISGERKHAFASAIAARQSIFAPLSKYECYTPRPGPSRTDSGISYTSTNTDSSLKDPKHVNPMEWKIVTVDSEDDVEDDDWMHNLDPKNDKKYDRGTIFTCRGLLNIGCLTILLLCFLTLFLGYPVYTYYTDEHQSTNGAFNLGGINSTGQIPYIENFVMVIDKDTPESAYTRTGFDGEAYSLVFSDEFEKEGRTFFPGDDPFWTGVDLHYWPTGDLEWYDPSAVTTRDGKLVITMTQEPIHDLNFKSGMIQSWNQICFQYSVYIEVSLSLPGNDKVVGFWPGVWMMGNLGRPGYGATTDGTWPYSYDSCDFGTLANQTNPEGTGPKAALTSGTDGGPISYLPGQRMSACTCKGEDHAGPDVSYGRGVPEIDVLEATVDLTVKRGAVSQSAQMAPFDEGYQYDNSSKGGIIYDTKNTQYNAYLGSIYQEAVSSLTYIDHENYVGTSGGFGVYGFEYFSNPEDRGSGHITWVANGKKSWTMFPDAVGAVESMDIGQRLISEEPMAMIINFGMSESFQPVDFNHLITPMEMLVDYVRVYQRSEGRVGCDPKDRPTAAYIENHINAYSNPNLTTWEAAGYTMPKNSLIDTC; from the exons ATGCTAGAGCATAATGACAGATATGCATCAGGGACGATGATATCCGGGGAAAGAAAGCAT GCCTTTGCTTCAGCAATTGCTGCACGTCAATCCATTTTTGCGCCATTGTCAAAATATGAGTGCTATACACCTCGTCCGGGGCCTAGCCGGACAGACAGTGGCATCAGCTATACAAGTACAAATACGGATAGCAGCTTGAAAGACCCGAAGCATGTTAATCCTATGGAATGGAAAATTGTGACGGTCGATTCAGAGGATGATGTAGAGGACGATGATTGGATGCACAATCTTGATCCTAAAAATGAcaagaag TATGACCGCGGAACGATTTTTACATGCCGAGGGTTATTGAACATCGGGTGTCTTACCATACTTCTCCTTTGTTTCTTGACTCTTTTCCTCGGGTATCCGGTCTACACATACTACACCGACGAACATCAGAGTACCAATGGCGCGTTCAATCTCGGAGGCATCAACTCTACTGGACAAATCCCATATATCGAGAACTTTGTTATGGTGATAGACAAGGATACCCCTGAGAGCGCATATACAAGAACGGGCTTTGACGGGGAGGCGTACAGTTTGGTATTTTCGGATGAAtttgagaaggaaggtAGAACATTCTTCCCAGGCGACGATCCTTTCTGGACTGGTGT TGATCTCCACTATTGGCCCACAGGTGATCTAGAATGGTATGACCCATCAGCTGTAACAACCAGAGACGGAAAACTCGTCATCACTATGACACAAGAACCCATCCACGACCTTAATTTCAAGTCCGGGATGATTCAATCATGGAACCAAATCTGTTTCCAATATTCTGTCTACATTGAagtttctctttctcttcctggTAACGACAAAGTCGTTGGTTTTTGGCCAGGGGTATGGATGATGGGTAATTTAGGAAGGCCGGGGTATGGAGCGACGACAGACGGAACATGGCCGTATTCATACGATTCGTGTGATTTTGGAACGTTGGCCAATCAGACGAATCCAGAAGGGACTGGACCGAAAGCCGCATTGACTTCGGGGACAGACGGTGGTCCTATCTCATA TCTACCTGGTCAGCGGATGTCTGCTTGTACCTGCAAGGGCGAAGACCACGCAGGGCCGGACGTTTCGTATGGGCGCGGCGTCCCCGAAATCGATGTACTGGAAGCTACGGTTGACTTGACAGTTAAGCGTGGTGCTGTCAGTCAGAGCGCTCAAATGGCTCCT TTTGATGAAGGGTATCAATATGACAACTCATCCAAAGGCGGTATTATATACGACACAAAAAATACCCAGTACAACGCCTATCTGGGCTCAATATATCAAGAAGCAGTTTCATCATTGACTTATATTGACCACGAGAACTACGTGGGGACTAGCGGTGGCTTTGGCGTCTACG GTTTTGAGTACTTTTCGAACCCAGAGGACAGGGGTTCTGGACACATCACATGGGTCGCAAACGGCAAAAAGTCATGGACAATGTTCCCCGACGCTGTTGGTGCTGTCGAATCAATGGACATCGGACAACGTCTGATTTCGGAAGAGCCGATGGCCATG ATCATCAATTTCGGCATGTCTGAAAGCTTCCAACCTGTAGATTTTAACCACCTTATAACGCCCATGGAAATGCTCGTCGACTATGTAAGAGTGTACCAGCGatcagaaggaagagttgggTGTGATCCGAAAGATAGGCCGACGGCCGCGTATATCGAGAATCATATAAATGCGTATAGCAATCCCAACCTTACTACTTGGGAGGCTGCCGGGTATACCATGCCG AAAAACTCTTTGATAGATACATGTTGA